TGTTTTCAAGATGCCATTCTATTTGAACTAAAGGTTCTAATGATTTTGCATGCTGCAGAGAGGGTCTTCAATATTTGCAGAACCAAAAAGGTTTGGTTGCTATATTGTGGTGGATAGAAACAGCCCTGTGTCTATGGCTTCTTCTTTACGTTACTGGGGTTGCATAATCCAGGCTGGTGCACAGGTTTCTGGTGCATTTGCTCTTGCAAGACCAAATTCGAGTGGAGAAGTAGGGGCAACGATTGAGGACTTTTCACCTTTGCCTTCTGCTTTTGTTCCACATATCTCAGACGGAGCCCATTTAGATTGGGACAAAATTATGCAGGATAGTCATAGTGAGAGTGCACGGAATCTTCTGACTGTAACAGCTCATGAGGCCAGAATTCCTGCGGTTATCTTTGATCCAACCAACAAAATCGTCACTCTTCTCATGCCTGGTTTTGACAAATCAGAAATCAAGCTATATCAAGTAAGTAGTATGGTTTGTTTCACCTTTCTACATTATGTGTATGCTATGATTCCAAAAAATCGATCCTTTTGTGAACTTCAATGCAACAAAATTCTTCACTAGATAACAGATATTATTTTGGTAATAGACTGAATAAGCATTTACTAATCGATAATTTCTGTAAGCATTTGCCAtagaaattatcaaaaagtGGTTGGCTTCTTCAGGGTGTAAGGCTCTCTTAACTGCAACGAACACTAACTATAAAACATTAAACAGATGCTTAGATTTACATGAAGCACTATAATATGTAGTTGAGTGATTAAGAACATTCTTAGCTTGCTGTTCTAGGTTGTCCCAAGATTTTTGCTGTTAATGTAGCACATGAAAAGTTCTACTGACATCTAACTTTCTTTGGTTATCCAAGTTGAGGGCGTTTTGACCTCTAACGATGACCAAAGGCtcgttttgttatttttctcaCCATGTTCTTACAATTCATGCTACTGAAAACCAAATTATATGGGGATATTAATTAGAATTTCTGGCTATTTGCAGTTTAGAGGAGGGTCTGAGTTGTTGGTGGAGGCCGGTGATCAGAGACGTGTGATTCGTCTACCATCTCAACTTCAAGGGAAGGTTGGAGGTGCTAAATTTGCAGATAGAAGTCTTGTCATCACAATGAGATAGCAGATGAAATCAAGAAACCTCACCTACATATTTAGCCACAAGCATGCAGCTAGAGTCACTTCACATCAAATGTTGTAAACACCATTGATTTTATGAGTTCTTTCATGGCCAAGCAGTAAATAAATCATTCTCCTATTTATACACAATGGAGGTTGTCCATGTTAAATGGAGAAAAGGGTACTGATGATTGAGTCCCCACAGAATATATTCTCAAGTTTCTTGTAGACACATTCTTCAAATTTGAAGTTAATTTCGAATAATTCTCGAATTGCTTTAATAGTTATTTCTTTCTCATGAATATGCAGGTCCAAATTTCACTCACTGTTCAGTGAAGTTTTTAAAGTGTTTAACCCTACACTGTTTATCCCTGCAACTTCTTTTTAACTAATCTGTGTTATCTGACATTCTCCTTGAGTTTAACCTTTCGAATTGTACAAATGTCCAAGATAGAATATGTTTTGCTATACTTggagaaaatgatgaaatatacAGTGACCAAaaccaaaatacaaatattctcATGGTTCTTGTGTATTCTCTCCTCCTGTTTGTGACTGAACGCGACTCCTTAGTTCTTCAAACGCCTTCATGCTTTCAGCATCAAATCCTCCAGCAaactgaaaaggaaaaaaaaaaggattttcaaAAACAAGCTTGTGAATTTTTCAATCTGTATCTTTACTAAAACAAGTTAACTAAATGCAGGTGTAGTGTTATATACCTGATGAACTCTGAAGGCAAAACGAACTCCTTGTAGAATCAAAAATTCTCTGTTTGGTTCCTTCTCGGGTCCATCCATGGCATCAAGCTCTGATGCTACACGTTTCATGTACTTCCTCGCCAATTGTACTGATGAAAGCTTTATCTGCAGAAGAGAAAAAACATAATGGATCATTTCTCTGCAtactttgtttttgtttcttttggaCGTACTATGAAGTTAAAATGGTATTGTACGTTAGTTACTGAGGTTCTTGATATTTGTGAAAAATATGTTAAGTGGAAACTTCACATTCTAAGGTTTTCCTTGCAGCATGGTTCTTGGTGGAAAAGTTTGTGCTTTTATGTTAAATAGGCTTGAAAAAGGACACCAGAGTGACGTTTCTAGATGAGAACGTACCTTGCCAACAACACCTGAATCTTGCAACCAATCAGTAGGAATACCAAATTCTCTGTATCGTGATGCAGCCATATCGCGAGTACGCAGTAGTGCATAAACACTCTGTTCAACCCTGGCATCCAGAATAAAAACTGAGTTAGctatagataaaaataaaatgaaaaaacaaaaaagaacaacTACACATGAAAGGATACTACTTCCAATTAAGTTGGAAGTTTCAATAAGGTCTGGAATAACTTGATTAAAATCTCAACTATTTTCACATCCTACTGGTGGCAGAGCTAGGGTTTTCACTAATGGGGTTCAAAATATAAAGTCATAGGGGGTTCAACAtctaccatatatatatatataaataattttaagcatTTATGAATAGTGTAATTTCCGCCTAAGGCAGATCAAATGAACTCCTTGTCCCTCCCTGGATCTGCCGCCCCTGCATCCTACCAAACCTAAATTCTCTAGTTTAAAGATGAGAGACATAAATATCAGTGGAGACTTACTTTTCAAGCAACCTGTACATCTTTCTCAAAGCCGCATCACATTGAAGATTTGGGTCATCCACAAAGGTGGTTACTTGCTTTTCTAGTTTCATTAGATCTTGATATTCGAAAGCAGCCTCTCTCAACGCATCCGCTTTTCCCTCAGGCCAGTCAAAGTGCTTGAGGACAGCTCGTTCGTCAACCTTGAAAAGAATCAGCAAGATACACTGTTAACAGATGCTGTAAAGTGCATGGTCCTTGTCGCTTGAGAGAGATTAATTAACCAATAATTTTCATATCCACCATACAAAAGTATgattaataagtctaatttaAGGAATAGGGGATTTGAAGGTATAGTGTAAAGAGGAACTACCAAAAAGGAGAGTTCTTCATCTAGCCAGTTCACAAATGCCACTAGATCCTCAATATTGGTAAAAGAAGCAGCACGAACTTCAGTTGCCAATGACTCGACAAATTCTCCTTGACTTTCCACATCAGCTTTCACCTGGTTTTGCACAATTATCGCTCGTGTCAGAATAGGGTAATAGGAACATGCGTTTCATTCAAAGAAGTAAGAGAAGTTTTACATACAGCTAAGAGGAATGTGGATCTGTTCTCTATCTCCCCGATCATGTTGCTTCTTGCATCTGATGTGTTTGAAGTAGCGGTTATCAAAGCTGATGATGTGTCCTTCTTTGACTCGCGTTTCATCAAAGTTTGGTAGAATTCAACTAATTCAGGAGCACGATGGACCTTGTCACCTCCAGCTCCTCCTTTCATTAAAGATCCAGGaggaggtggtggtctaggcgGTCCTCCGCCAGGTGGAGGTGGCGGTGGTGGAGCACCAGGCGGAGGAGGTGGTGGGGGTGGACCTCCAGGTGCTCCACCTATAACATTATTACCAGCTGGAGCTGGACCACCTCCTGATCGTTTAGGCGGTGGACGAGGAGTCCTAGTAGGTCTTTTCTCAATATTAACAAGTTTCATTTTGCTCACGGCTTGAGAGTCGGTTTTGCTATCACCAGACTGCTCTGCTGACTCACCAGAGGCGGAGACCACTGGCAAAACTGGTACTGACCCTGGCAGTGATACCGACTTCTCTTTCAATTGAGCAAGTTTTGGAGGCAAGGTCTTCTCAAACCTTGCTGCTCTTGCCTGCTCAGCTTTAGCCTTAATTGTCTTCTCTCGTTCTACTGCCAGCTTATGCCTATCTTTGAATGCCGGATACTTCTCATCTAGAACTCCTTCCACCGATTTTGACATTAGAGTAAACGATGATGCAACTGAATTCAGTGTCTCAGCAGAAGATTCTTGAGTCCTAATCGGTGGAAGCTTTGGTGTTTCTGGGGAATCGTATTCCTCAGCTGTTCCAAAACTAGTGATGGCTACACCGTCACCCGCGTTCCTAAGCATTAGAGATTCCAGAGGACCCC
This DNA window, taken from Solanum lycopersicum chromosome 5, SLM_r2.1, encodes the following:
- the LOC101267989 gene encoding protein CHUP1, chloroplastic; translated protein: MIVRVGFLVAASIAAYAVKQINVKPSKPSLENGEPLLEQRGDEGDEKEQLLYSTDGLKEVVDEEEEKEEVKLINGIINPAQGNQIDLDDDLFPEFEDLLSGEIEFPLPSDKYDTGREERERVYQTEMAYNANELERLRNLVKELEEREVKLEGELLEYYGLKEQESDVLELQKQLKIKAVEIDMLNITINTLQAEKQKLQEEVFHGTTARKDLEAARSKIKELQRQMQLEANQTKAQLLLLKQHVTELQEKEEEAFKRDSEVDKKLKLVKELEVEVMELKRKNKELQHEKRELVIKLDAAESKIAKLSNMTENEMVAQVREEVTNLKHTNDDLLKQVEGLQMNRFSEVEELVYLRWVNACLRFELRNYQTPQGKVSARDLSKSLSPKSQHKAKQLMLEYAGSERGQGDTDLESNFSQPSSPGSEDFDNASIDSSTSRFSTFSKKPNLIQKLKKWGSRGGKDDSSIMSSPARSLGGASPGRMSMSVRPRGPLESLMLRNAGDGVAITSFGTAEEYDSPETPKLPPIRTQESSAETLNSVASSFTLMSKSVEGVLDEKYPAFKDRHKLAVEREKTIKAKAEQARAARFEKTLPPKLAQLKEKSVSLPGSVPVLPVVSASGESAEQSGDSKTDSQAVSKMKLVNIEKRPTRTPRPPPKRSGGGPAPAGNNVIGGAPGGPPPPPPPPGAPPPPPPPGGGPPRPPPPPGSLMKGGAGGDKVHRAPELVEFYQTLMKRESKKDTSSALITATSNTSDARSNMIGEIENRSTFLLAVKADVESQGEFVESLATEVRAASFTNIEDLVAFVNWLDEELSFLVDERAVLKHFDWPEGKADALREAAFEYQDLMKLEKQVTTFVDDPNLQCDAALRKMYRLLEKVEQSVYALLRTRDMAASRYREFGIPTDWLQDSGVVGKIKLSSVQLARKYMKRVASELDAMDGPEKEPNREFLILQGVRFAFRVHQFAGGFDAESMKAFEELRSRVQSQTGGENTQEP